A single region of the Pontibacter kalidii genome encodes:
- a CDS encoding SDR family oxidoreductase, producing MHTTILVTGATGTVGREVVKQLSMLDGDIRVRAGVHSIIKGENLKRLPGVEIVEMDFEDPDSLHAAFTHVDKVFLITPFAADQIQMAKTLVDEAREAGVKHIVKLSVIGADAEPGLALGRWHREIEKYIENSGFSYTFLRPTSFMQNYINYNADSIKKEGRFYGATGEGKVGWVDARDIAAVGVEALTNDDHIGKAYDITGGEALSNYEVAQLMGEVTGKPVNYVDVPDEAAKKGMTDHGVPGFMADAMIEVYREYRAGKSNETTDTVERVAGRKPHTMRQFLQDHKECFV from the coding sequence ATGCACACAACGATATTGGTAACAGGCGCCACCGGCACGGTAGGCCGCGAGGTGGTAAAGCAGCTGTCGATGCTGGATGGCGACATTCGGGTGAGGGCCGGGGTGCACTCCATCATAAAAGGCGAAAACCTGAAGCGCCTGCCGGGAGTGGAGATCGTGGAGATGGACTTTGAAGATCCTGACTCGTTGCATGCCGCTTTCACGCACGTAGACAAGGTGTTCCTGATCACGCCATTTGCCGCAGACCAGATACAAATGGCCAAAACGCTGGTGGATGAGGCTAGAGAGGCAGGGGTGAAGCACATCGTGAAGCTCTCGGTAATAGGCGCCGATGCAGAGCCGGGGCTTGCGCTCGGGCGCTGGCACCGTGAGATCGAGAAGTACATTGAGAACAGCGGCTTCAGCTATACTTTCCTGCGGCCAACTTCTTTTATGCAGAACTACATCAACTATAATGCGGACAGCATCAAAAAAGAGGGCAGGTTCTATGGCGCTACCGGCGAAGGAAAGGTAGGCTGGGTGGATGCCCGTGACATAGCTGCTGTGGGCGTGGAAGCGCTCACCAACGATGACCACATTGGGAAAGCGTATGACATTACAGGAGGAGAGGCCCTGTCGAACTACGAAGTGGCGCAGCTGATGGGCGAGGTGACAGGCAAGCCGGTGAACTATGTTGATGTGCCGGACGAAGCCGCTAAAAAGGGGATGACGGACCACGGCGTTCCGGGCTTTATGGCCGATGCCATGATAGAAGTGTACAGGGAGTACAGAGCGGGTAAATCCAACGAAACCACTGACACTGTAGAGCGTGTGGCCGGACGCAAGCCGCACACCATGCGCCAGTTTCTGCAAGACCACAAGGAGTGTTTTGTGTAG
- a CDS encoding cold-shock protein, with product MKTGKVKFFNVSKGFGFIVEDDTNQDIFVHQTGLIHEIRENDRVSFEVKDGKKGLNAINVERI from the coding sequence ATGAAGACAGGTAAAGTAAAATTCTTTAACGTATCTAAAGGTTTCGGTTTCATCGTAGAGGATGACACTAATCAAGACATCTTCGTGCATCAGACAGGCCTGATCCACGAAATCCGCGAGAACGACCGTGTTTCTTTCGAGGTTAAGGATGGCAAAAAAGGTTTGAACGCTATCAACGTAGAGAGAATCTAA
- a CDS encoding endonuclease/exonuclease/phosphatase family protein, whose translation MQTALIILGFTFTLFSFLPLITSPLWWIRVLDFPRLHVAILLTGVLVAYVSMFGIQGPSEMIMVLVWVLAILNELRYIINFTPLMKVEALRTEKENPSNSFTMMIANVRMVNRKYDRFLERVKEAHPDMLIMNEPDQEWHDHVCKVLDEAYPYSIKKPLDNTYGMLLWSKNKLHDSDIRYLVEDGIPSFYTVVELPGGDKFCLFTVHPQPPRLMLNTETREAELLIIAKQAKKAPYPAVVAGDLNDVAWSKTTKLFKEISGLIDPRVGRGFYNTYNAYIPVFRYPLDHVFYDPQFRLVGLRRLEKFGSDHFPILITLNYEPHREYAQEHPRADQEDKQEANELIQEGLEKGEERNQEKQGRDGL comes from the coding sequence ATGCAAACCGCTCTCATTATACTTGGTTTTACCTTCACCCTATTCTCCTTTCTGCCCCTCATCACATCGCCGCTCTGGTGGATCCGGGTGCTGGATTTCCCGCGCCTGCACGTGGCCATCTTACTAACAGGGGTTCTAGTTGCCTACGTGTCCATGTTTGGCATCCAGGGGCCATCCGAAATGATTATGGTGCTGGTGTGGGTGCTGGCCATACTCAACGAACTGCGCTACATCATCAATTTCACGCCGCTCATGAAAGTGGAGGCGCTGCGCACGGAGAAGGAAAACCCCAGCAACTCCTTTACCATGATGATAGCGAACGTGCGGATGGTGAACCGCAAGTATGACAGGTTCCTGGAGCGGGTAAAAGAAGCGCACCCAGATATGCTGATCATGAACGAACCGGACCAGGAATGGCACGACCATGTGTGCAAGGTGCTTGACGAGGCATACCCATACTCCATCAAGAAGCCACTGGATAACACCTACGGCATGCTGCTCTGGAGCAAAAACAAGCTGCACGACAGTGACATCAGGTACCTGGTGGAGGACGGCATCCCTTCATTTTACACGGTGGTGGAGCTACCGGGCGGCGACAAGTTCTGCCTGTTCACAGTGCACCCACAGCCGCCGCGCCTCATGCTCAACACAGAGACCCGCGAGGCAGAGTTGCTCATTATTGCCAAGCAGGCCAAAAAGGCACCCTACCCTGCCGTGGTAGCCGGCGATTTGAATGATGTGGCCTGGTCTAAAACCACCAAGCTGTTTAAGGAGATTAGCGGGCTGATAGACCCGCGCGTGGGTCGGGGCTTCTATAATACCTATAACGCCTATATCCCCGTTTTCCGCTATCCCCTCGACCACGTGTTCTATGACCCGCAGTTCCGGTTGGTGGGGCTGCGCCGCCTCGAAAAATTTGGCTCCGATCACTTCCCCATCCTCATCACCCTGAACTATGAGCCACACCGCGAATACGCCCAGGAACACCCGCGCGCGGACCAGGAGGACAAGCAGGAGGCAAACGAACTGATACAGGAGGGCTTGGAGAAAGGCGAGGAACGCAACCAGGAAAAACAGGGCAGGGATGGCCTGTAA
- a CDS encoding gliding motility lipoprotein GldH, producing MHKLVRMWAAALVLLLSACDPARVYEQNIDLPQGNWQIDNAPVFEFEVKDTTQVYDVYFNVRYNLKYDYYNLYLRHQLIGPDSAEISTKLHEVLLMDSKTGKPLGNGSSDIYDLQALALDNVRFGKQGTYRLKLTQYMRRDPLPNILAVGVRVATDADDK from the coding sequence ATGCATAAACTAGTAAGGATGTGGGCAGCGGCACTCGTGCTGCTGCTCTCCGCCTGCGACCCGGCACGGGTATATGAGCAGAACATAGACTTGCCCCAGGGTAATTGGCAGATCGACAATGCCCCTGTCTTTGAGTTTGAGGTAAAGGACACCACGCAGGTGTACGATGTCTACTTTAACGTGCGCTACAACCTGAAGTATGATTACTATAACCTGTACCTGCGCCACCAGCTAATCGGCCCCGACAGTGCAGAGATTTCAACCAAGTTGCACGAGGTGCTGCTGATGGACTCTAAGACAGGCAAGCCGCTGGGCAATGGCTCCAGCGACATCTATGACCTGCAGGCCCTCGCCCTCGACAACGTGAGGTTCGGTAAGCAGGGCACCTACAGGCTAAAGCTGACCCAGTACATGCGCCGCGACCCCCTGCCCAACATTCTGGCGGTGGGCGTGCGCGTAGCCACTGACGCAGACGATAAATAA
- a CDS encoding PSP1 domain-containing protein, protein MFDWLSDMEIPTSFEEFDIVEIRFKGGRKDFFRNINRLDLTTGDAVVVDVPNGHHIGFVSLKGELVRLQMLKKKVDNNEEIRSIYRIATERDMEKFNEARDQEGTTMYRSREIIQQLGLRMKLSDVEYQADRSKATFYYSADDRVDFRDLIKKLAEEFKIRIEMRQISLRHEAGRLGGIGSCGRELCCSTWLTDFKSVSTTAARYQNLSLNPSKLSGQCGRLKCCLNYELETYMDALKDIPTVNRPLQTQQGDAILQKTDIFKRMMWFGYKGDNNWYPVPVERVQEILELNSKGVAVDTLLTEPEEEPVQNEFVAQVEGSLERLDDKFKNKKKKKKKKKKPGATSDQPQQPEGVATEASQQPKRERPERQQAQPQDGAAQQEQRPRRQRPPRNKNKNREGQEGVAPRENREPRERREPREHRERPETSGSTPEAGAQPQADGDQQRSKKRSRKPFRGKKPDQGNKPPRTDA, encoded by the coding sequence GTGTTCGACTGGCTCAGCGACATGGAGATACCAACGTCGTTTGAGGAGTTTGACATTGTCGAGATACGATTTAAGGGGGGCCGAAAGGATTTCTTCCGAAACATAAACCGGTTAGATTTGACGACCGGCGACGCCGTGGTAGTGGATGTGCCGAACGGCCACCACATCGGTTTCGTGTCGCTGAAGGGGGAGCTCGTGCGCCTGCAGATGCTCAAGAAGAAAGTGGATAACAACGAGGAGATCCGCAGCATCTACCGCATTGCCACTGAGCGCGACATGGAGAAGTTTAACGAAGCCCGCGACCAGGAAGGCACCACCATGTACCGCAGCCGCGAGATTATTCAGCAGCTCGGGCTCAGGATGAAGCTCTCGGACGTGGAGTACCAGGCCGACAGAAGCAAGGCCACCTTTTACTACTCGGCCGATGACCGCGTGGACTTCCGCGACTTGATCAAGAAGCTGGCCGAGGAGTTCAAGATCCGCATCGAGATGCGCCAGATAAGCCTGCGCCACGAAGCCGGCCGCCTGGGTGGCATCGGGTCGTGTGGCCGCGAACTCTGCTGCTCTACCTGGCTCACCGACTTCAAGAGCGTTTCCACCACCGCGGCGCGTTACCAGAACCTGTCGCTGAACCCAAGCAAGCTGAGCGGCCAGTGCGGGCGCCTGAAATGCTGCCTCAACTATGAGCTGGAAACATACATGGATGCGCTGAAGGATATCCCGACCGTAAACCGGCCGCTGCAGACCCAGCAGGGTGATGCTATCCTTCAGAAAACCGACATCTTTAAGCGCATGATGTGGTTCGGCTACAAAGGCGACAACAACTGGTACCCGGTGCCGGTAGAGCGCGTGCAGGAGATACTGGAGCTGAACTCGAAAGGTGTCGCTGTAGATACGCTGCTGACCGAGCCTGAGGAGGAGCCAGTGCAGAACGAGTTTGTGGCACAGGTAGAGGGAAGCCTGGAGCGTCTTGACGACAAGTTCAAGAACAAAAAGAAGAAGAAAAAGAAGAAGAAAAAGCCAGGTGCTACCTCAGATCAACCGCAGCAGCCTGAAGGGGTAGCTACGGAGGCTTCTCAACAACCAAAGCGGGAAAGACCGGAGCGCCAGCAGGCACAGCCGCAGGATGGCGCAGCACAGCAGGAGCAGCGGCCACGCCGCCAGCGCCCGCCTCGTAACAAAAATAAGAACAGGGAGGGCCAGGAAGGTGTCGCGCCGCGCGAGAACCGCGAGCCGAGGGAACGACGTGAGCCAAGGGAGCACCGGGAAAGGCCGGAAACTTCCGGCAGTACTCCGGAGGCAGGTGCGCAGCCACAGGCTGATGGCGACCAGCAGCGTTCTAAGAAGCGCTCACGCAAGCCGTTCAGAGGCAAGAAACCAGACCAGGGTAACAAACCACCACGCACTGATGCATAA
- a CDS encoding lipopolysaccharide biosynthesis protein, which yields MLRKLLSHAAIYGLAAQMPRIAGVLALPIITPFLTTTDYGVAGVVTAYVTVLGVVQSLGLSVVMVNAYVKHPTRYKWVWRQVGGLLSLWTLLFGLIFFAVLYFAIPQEADEDRLQIALLFTVPTMLFTTAEVQSNLYYQLAQKPLWFAVRSVLAGMVAVGVNIYAIAYLRLGYMGWFYGNFFGLALAFIFSAYTTYYSLKLWPVFRVNLKQMREYLKVSLPVLPHYFASSMLITSDRLVLSAVKVPVPQIGLYSLAAIFGSYFNQLSVAVSEAANPFYLQMLSRNNERYRLAARDLTFGLGAVFLVATFTGSIWMKEIFQLLLRNQQLQVAYPIAVLLLMGYNFRPFYIVVNNLLLYQERTNQLWRISVAAVVGNIILSLLFVPVFGYKAAAFTTFAALMYMGYAGLWLKEFSLRSGARYYPFRWLSVHLLFTVLAYYGVELSVGWKLALTIFVLAVTALLFSKYKSRFYHVSLT from the coding sequence ATGCTTCGGAAGTTACTGTCTCATGCGGCAATCTATGGCCTGGCGGCGCAAATGCCGCGCATAGCCGGTGTGCTGGCCCTGCCCATCATCACCCCCTTCCTCACCACGACCGATTATGGCGTGGCCGGTGTGGTGACCGCCTATGTGACAGTGCTGGGCGTTGTGCAGTCGCTGGGGCTGAGCGTGGTGATGGTGAACGCCTACGTGAAGCACCCGACCCGGTATAAGTGGGTGTGGCGGCAGGTAGGAGGCCTGCTGTCTCTATGGACGCTGCTATTTGGGCTCATCTTTTTCGCTGTTTTATACTTTGCCATTCCCCAGGAGGCTGACGAGGACCGCTTACAGATTGCTTTGCTGTTTACAGTGCCTACCATGCTTTTCACCACAGCAGAGGTGCAGTCAAATCTGTATTACCAGCTTGCGCAGAAGCCCCTTTGGTTTGCTGTGCGGTCTGTGCTGGCAGGCATGGTAGCGGTGGGGGTAAACATCTATGCGATAGCTTACCTCAGGTTAGGTTATATGGGGTGGTTCTACGGCAACTTCTTTGGGCTGGCGCTGGCCTTTATCTTCAGTGCCTACACCACCTACTACTCCTTAAAGCTATGGCCTGTTTTCAGGGTTAACCTGAAGCAGATGAGGGAATATTTAAAGGTCTCGTTACCTGTGCTGCCTCACTATTTCGCCTCCAGCATGCTGATTACCTCTGACAGGTTGGTGCTCAGCGCGGTGAAGGTGCCTGTGCCGCAGATAGGCCTGTATAGTCTGGCTGCTATTTTTGGTTCTTACTTTAATCAGCTTTCTGTTGCCGTGTCGGAAGCAGCCAACCCCTTTTACCTGCAAATGCTCTCGCGAAACAATGAAAGGTACCGGCTGGCTGCCAGGGATCTAACTTTTGGGCTGGGGGCTGTGTTTCTAGTCGCCACCTTTACAGGAAGCATCTGGATGAAGGAGATCTTTCAGTTGCTATTACGCAATCAGCAACTCCAGGTAGCCTATCCTATTGCTGTGCTTTTGCTGATGGGGTACAATTTCAGACCGTTCTACATAGTGGTTAATAACCTGCTACTCTACCAGGAGAGAACGAACCAACTTTGGCGGATCTCAGTGGCGGCCGTTGTGGGCAATATCATCTTAAGCCTGCTATTTGTTCCTGTTTTCGGCTATAAGGCAGCTGCGTTCACCACATTTGCTGCGTTAATGTATATGGGCTACGCAGGCCTGTGGCTTAAAGAGTTCTCCCTGCGTAGTGGCGCACGCTACTACCCTTTTCGGTGGCTATCCGTGCATTTGTTGTTTACTGTTCTGGCTTACTACGGTGTAGAGTTGAGCGTAGGATGGAAACTGGCACTTACGATCTTCGTTCTAGCTGTTACGGCCCTGCTATTCTCCAAGTATAAAAGCAGGTTCTACCACGTCAGCCTGACATAA
- a CDS encoding glycosyltransferase: MKLKIAYCVGHFPYQSETYLLNQLKELLDEGHEVTIFSWGKTDVMPMHSLLMEYDLLSKTIERPHIPKNLLKRVIKAIYLLLQHLPNCSPLLRTLNFPKYGKYAANLQFFYDAVPFLGKGRFDIVHCQFGPNGIKAVNFREVGLLRGKLITSFHGFDVNDKDFLSWPTHYSRKGLYRDLIPQCDAFTVSSVFTRKTVETLGIPSNKITVLPVGLDTDKFRKQRSPSNTASPTVVTVARLVPFKGLEYSIAAIKVLQSTYPDIAYHIVGEGVLREQLEEQIRELQLQGHVFLHGAATQEQVLDFYDRAQVFVLAGIVAEDGEVETQGLAVQEAQSMELPVVVSDAGGLPEGLIDGVSGFVVPQGNVQAIAAKLDILLRDAGLRAKMGQAGREYVKQNFDNKVQHRKLMQLYRKVMSG, from the coding sequence ATGAAGCTAAAAATTGCGTATTGCGTTGGCCATTTCCCTTACCAGTCTGAAACTTACTTGCTTAATCAGTTAAAAGAGCTGCTCGATGAAGGTCACGAGGTAACGATTTTTTCCTGGGGAAAAACTGATGTAATGCCTATGCATTCCTTACTCATGGAATATGACCTGCTTTCTAAAACTATTGAGCGGCCACACATTCCAAAAAACCTGCTCAAACGGGTGATAAAGGCAATTTATCTTCTTCTCCAACATCTACCTAACTGCTCTCCCTTACTTAGAACACTGAACTTCCCTAAGTACGGCAAGTATGCTGCTAACCTTCAGTTCTTCTACGATGCCGTGCCCTTCCTAGGGAAGGGGCGCTTTGACATAGTGCACTGCCAGTTCGGGCCGAATGGCATCAAGGCAGTAAACTTTCGGGAAGTCGGCTTGCTGCGGGGTAAGCTTATAACTTCTTTCCATGGATTTGATGTAAACGACAAAGATTTCCTCTCCTGGCCTACCCACTACTCCCGAAAGGGCCTATACAGGGACTTGATCCCTCAGTGCGATGCCTTCACTGTTAGCTCAGTTTTCACCAGAAAAACTGTTGAGACACTTGGAATCCCGTCAAATAAAATCACAGTCTTACCCGTTGGCCTGGACACTGATAAGTTCAGGAAGCAACGGTCTCCAAGCAATACTGCCAGCCCAACCGTTGTTACGGTTGCCCGACTGGTACCATTCAAAGGCTTAGAGTATAGCATAGCAGCCATTAAAGTACTCCAAAGTACATATCCTGATATTGCCTACCACATAGTGGGAGAAGGAGTACTGCGGGAACAACTCGAGGAACAGATAAGAGAGCTACAGCTACAAGGACATGTTTTTTTACATGGCGCTGCCACCCAGGAGCAGGTACTCGATTTCTATGATAGAGCACAGGTGTTTGTTTTGGCGGGCATAGTGGCAGAAGACGGCGAAGTAGAGACGCAGGGCTTAGCTGTACAGGAAGCGCAAAGTATGGAATTGCCGGTTGTGGTAAGCGACGCCGGTGGTTTACCAGAAGGTCTAATCGATGGCGTCTCCGGATTTGTTGTTCCTCAAGGGAATGTGCAGGCGATTGCTGCTAAACTTGATATATTGCTGCGCGACGCTGGACTCAGAGCCAAAATGGGACAGGCCGGCAGGGAATATGTAAAACAAAACTTCGATAACAAGGTACAGCATCGGAAGCTCATGCAGCTTTACAGAAAAGTTATGTCAGGCTGA
- a CDS encoding glycosyltransferase family 2 protein — MIDVSIIILNYNTFQLTCGCIESIYEKTQHVTFEIILVDNASSECPAEAFKDKFSEIVLLKSSVNLGFSKGVNFGLREAKGKAVLLLNSDTRLINNAVYLAYKRLFSENTLAAVSCKVVTSRGEVQSVAQRFPSIKLLVAELLRLYRIMTPAARESIFLGDYFNHDKEVYADWVWATFFMIKKSVIKKLPGQQLDDTFFMYEEDKLWCYQFADLEYKILYTPAPEIIHYVSGSTKSPQEVTLRNKRIIQNEFTCLSMMRSKPYAKLYFILKSLQYRFSGYTKGWELALLYQKVALGREI, encoded by the coding sequence ATGATTGATGTCTCTATCATAATCTTAAACTACAATACTTTCCAGCTGACATGTGGATGTATTGAGTCTATATATGAAAAGACACAACATGTAACCTTTGAGATTATACTTGTAGACAATGCTTCATCTGAGTGCCCGGCAGAAGCATTCAAAGACAAGTTTTCTGAAATCGTACTTTTGAAGAGCTCTGTTAACCTTGGCTTCTCTAAAGGTGTAAACTTCGGTCTTAGAGAAGCAAAAGGCAAAGCGGTATTACTGCTAAACAGCGATACTAGGCTGATAAACAATGCGGTTTATCTGGCTTATAAAAGACTGTTTTCAGAGAATACATTAGCCGCTGTAAGTTGTAAAGTAGTAACAAGCAGAGGCGAGGTACAGTCCGTTGCGCAACGGTTCCCATCAATAAAGCTACTAGTAGCCGAGTTACTGCGCCTTTATCGCATCATGACTCCCGCAGCCAGGGAAAGTATATTTCTAGGCGACTACTTCAATCATGACAAGGAAGTTTATGCAGACTGGGTTTGGGCAACCTTCTTTATGATAAAAAAAAGCGTTATCAAAAAGCTACCTGGGCAGCAGCTAGACGATACGTTCTTTATGTATGAAGAAGATAAGCTTTGGTGCTACCAGTTTGCCGATTTGGAGTACAAGATACTCTATACCCCGGCTCCTGAAATTATACATTATGTTTCTGGGAGTACCAAAAGTCCGCAAGAGGTTACTTTGAGAAATAAGAGAATTATACAAAACGAATTTACTTGCTTATCTATGATGCGAAGCAAGCCCTACGCGAAATTATACTTTATACTCAAATCTCTGCAGTACAGGTTTTCTGGCTATACTAAAGGCTGGGAGCTCGCCTTACTCTATCAAAAAGTAGCTTTGGGAAGAGAAATATAA
- a CDS encoding GNAT family N-acetyltransferase — protein sequence MMPNFRFSFLTAKDLPQLRNTFLEAFADYVVPVQLSEEQLKDKVEREGIVPGFSVGAYVGAEMVGFILTGLGEWQGKSAAYNAGTGVVPMYRGHSLTQQMYAFLLPKLRESGVEQCVLEVIQGNMPAVRAYKKIGFELTRSLSCFRATKQELLLEGESPEQVTISGVTLPDWGTYSSFWEVGPTWQNDINAIKRSKRQAHTLEARNMQQEVVGYISFFRKNGAVAQLGVAEGWRGKGIGTTLLREAVKQVEAPAVMFINIEDAAQSILSFMKGRHFRLLLKQYEMLMPIV from the coding sequence ATGATGCCAAATTTCCGCTTCTCCTTCCTAACCGCCAAAGACCTGCCGCAGCTGCGCAACACTTTCCTGGAGGCATTTGCCGACTATGTGGTGCCGGTGCAACTCTCGGAGGAGCAGCTGAAGGATAAAGTGGAGCGGGAAGGGATCGTGCCTGGCTTCAGCGTGGGCGCCTATGTGGGCGCGGAGATGGTGGGGTTTATACTTACCGGGCTGGGGGAGTGGCAGGGCAAGTCAGCCGCCTACAATGCGGGTACCGGGGTGGTGCCCATGTACAGGGGGCATAGCCTGACGCAGCAAATGTATGCTTTCCTGCTGCCAAAGCTGCGCGAGAGTGGTGTGGAGCAGTGTGTGTTGGAGGTAATCCAAGGGAACATGCCTGCCGTCAGGGCTTATAAGAAGATTGGCTTTGAGCTTACCCGTTCGCTCAGCTGTTTCCGGGCCACTAAACAGGAGCTGCTGCTGGAGGGAGAGTCACCAGAGCAGGTGACTATTTCGGGGGTTACGCTGCCCGACTGGGGAACGTATAGTAGTTTCTGGGAGGTGGGGCCAACCTGGCAGAACGACATAAATGCGATTAAGCGGAGCAAGCGGCAAGCACACACCCTGGAGGCTCGTAACATGCAACAGGAGGTGGTGGGGTATATCTCTTTCTTCCGGAAAAACGGGGCCGTGGCCCAACTGGGGGTAGCCGAAGGCTGGCGCGGCAAAGGGATCGGCACAACGCTGCTGCGCGAGGCAGTAAAGCAAGTGGAGGCTCCGGCAGTCATGTTCATCAACATAGAGGATGCTGCCCAAAGTATACTCTCTTTTATGAAAGGGCGCCATTTCAGGCTTTTGCTTAAGCAGTATGAGATGCTGATGCCGATCGTGTAA
- a CDS encoding multidrug efflux SMR transporter has product MNMAWFYLILAGICEIGWAFGLKYSEGFTKLGVSVVTVIVMILSFVLLAQAMKTLPLGTAYAIWTGIGAAGTAILGILFLNEPRDLIRIFCILMIVGGVVGLKVFSGAK; this is encoded by the coding sequence ATGAACATGGCATGGTTTTACCTGATCCTGGCAGGCATCTGTGAGATTGGCTGGGCCTTTGGCCTGAAGTATAGCGAGGGGTTCACCAAGCTTGGCGTAAGTGTGGTAACCGTTATCGTGATGATCCTGAGCTTTGTGCTGCTCGCGCAGGCCATGAAAACGCTGCCGCTGGGCACCGCCTACGCCATCTGGACGGGAATCGGCGCTGCCGGCACCGCCATACTTGGTATCCTCTTTCTAAATGAGCCCCGCGATCTTATCCGCATTTTCTGCATCCTGATGATCGTAGGGGGCGTAGTAGGGCTGAAGGTGTTCTCTGGGGCAAAGTAG
- a CDS encoding UDP-2,3-diacylglucosamine diphosphatase produces MTFRINELAPGKKVYFASDFHLGVPDAKSSLVREKKIVRWLEMVQQDAAAILLLGDIFDFWFEYKHAIPKGYIRLQGKLAELTDAGLPVLFFTGNHDMWMFDYFPRELNIPIIREPISTNIGGKSFYIGHGDGLGPGDHTYKVLKKVFDNKMCQWLFARIHPNTGIGIANAWSRRSRISNVEKDEKFFGEREWLVQYSQEVEQRQHHDYYVFGHRHLPLEMPIGENAQYVNLGEWVNFCTYGVYDGDKLELKTFEG; encoded by the coding sequence ATGACCTTCCGCATTAACGAGCTGGCGCCAGGCAAAAAAGTATACTTCGCTTCCGACTTCCATTTGGGTGTGCCCGATGCCAAAAGCAGCCTGGTCCGTGAGAAGAAGATTGTGCGGTGGCTGGAGATGGTTCAGCAGGATGCGGCCGCCATCCTTTTGCTGGGCGATATCTTTGATTTCTGGTTTGAGTATAAACATGCCATTCCCAAGGGCTATATCCGCCTGCAGGGTAAACTGGCCGAGCTGACTGATGCCGGCCTGCCCGTGCTTTTTTTCACGGGGAACCACGACATGTGGATGTTTGATTACTTTCCCAGGGAACTCAACATCCCCATCATCCGTGAGCCAATCTCTACCAACATCGGCGGCAAATCCTTCTACATTGGCCACGGCGACGGCTTGGGTCCCGGCGACCATACTTATAAAGTGCTGAAAAAGGTGTTTGACAACAAGATGTGCCAGTGGCTCTTTGCCCGCATCCACCCCAACACCGGAATCGGCATCGCCAATGCCTGGTCCAGAAGGAGCCGCATCAGTAATGTGGAGAAGGACGAGAAGTTTTTTGGGGAGCGGGAGTGGCTGGTGCAGTATAGCCAGGAAGTGGAGCAGCGGCAGCACCATGACTATTATGTGTTCGGCCACCGCCATCTACCCCTGGAAATGCCCATCGGGGAGAACGCGCAGTATGTGAACCTCGGAGAATGGGTCAATTTTTGCACGTACGGTGTTTATGATGGCGACAAACTGGAATTGAAGACCTTTGAAGGCTAA
- a CDS encoding LutC/YkgG family protein: MYEAKSKEIVLRRVREALAKSAPFLPPTPDFASPLHPPVPLEDMSVVFAENFIKNAGVFVYCEHEEDFFDQLYVYKKEQNLQHLCIWEPNLQSVIHQAGIDFTADEEGFLQSTEAGLTTCEALITRTGSILVSSANAGGRRLSVYPATHLVVAKASQLVPDIKDGLQRVRDKYKENFPSMVSLVSGPSRTADIEKTLVMGAHGPKQLVLFLIDDLPH, translated from the coding sequence ATGTACGAAGCAAAATCAAAGGAAATTGTATTAAGAAGGGTAAGAGAGGCGCTGGCTAAGTCGGCGCCTTTTCTGCCTCCTACCCCCGACTTCGCCTCCCCGCTGCACCCGCCCGTGCCGCTGGAGGATATGTCGGTGGTGTTTGCGGAGAACTTCATCAAAAATGCAGGCGTGTTTGTGTACTGTGAGCACGAGGAAGATTTCTTCGACCAGCTATACGTGTACAAGAAGGAGCAGAACCTGCAGCACCTGTGCATTTGGGAGCCCAATCTGCAAAGTGTTATTCACCAGGCAGGCATCGACTTCACAGCCGATGAGGAAGGGTTTTTGCAAAGTACAGAAGCCGGCCTGACCACCTGCGAGGCACTGATCACCCGCACCGGGAGCATCCTGGTGAGCTCTGCCAACGCCGGGGGCCGCCGCCTGAGCGTATACCCGGCCACGCACCTGGTCGTGGCCAAGGCCAGCCAACTGGTGCCCGATATAAAGGATGGCCTGCAGCGCGTGCGCGACAAGTATAAAGAGAACTTCCCCTCGATGGTGTCGCTGGTGAGCGGCCCGAGCCGCACCGCCGACATTGAGAAAACCCTTGTGATGGGCGCCCATGGCCCCAAGCAATTAGTCTTATTCCTGATTGATGACCTTCCGCATTAA